TTAATTGCTGCACTTATATTATTTGTATATTTTATGATAAAAAAGATAGACTTTAAAATAAATAAAAAACAACTAAATGAAGTATTTTTAATAGGAAGCATAGGTTATACTTCTACAGGAATTGGATTGTTTTTATCTTATAAATATATATCTGTAGGACTTGCAACTACAATGCATTTTGTTTATCCTGCAGCGGTTATATTGATGAGTTATATATTATATAAAGATAACTTTACTAAAAACAAAGTTTTAGCACTAATTTTTTCTTTAGCTGGTGTATATGTATTAGCTGGAAAAGCAGGTCAATGCATAAACCCACTTGGTGTGTCTCTTGCAATCTTATCTGGATTAACATATGCAGCATGTATTATTGCAATGAATAAAGAGGAAATAAAGGAACTTGATAATACTGTAGTTGTATTTTATTTTTCACTTTTTTCAGGAATAACACTACTTATATTTTCTCTTTTAACTAAAAACTTTGTAGTAACCTTTGATTTATATGCAAATGTATCTATTTTAGGTATATCCGTTATTTCAACTATTGCTGCAACAGTATTATTTATAAAAGCATTAAAAATAATAGGTGCATCCTCTACATCTATACTTGCCACTTGCGAACCTATAGTAAGTATTATAATGGGTATATTATTATTTAAAGAAAAATTAACTTCAGCAATTATATTTGGAACTATTTTAATATTACTTTCAGTAATAATTTTAGCTAAAGAAAAAAATTCACCTGAAGTACAGGTTGAAGCTTCTTAAATAAAATAATAAAATTTAATAAAAATCAAAAGCGAGGATATATATTTATCCTCGCTTTTTTAATAAAAATTCTTCTATAACACGACCATCACAATCTTTTAAGTCAAGTCCCATCACCTTAGCTAAGGTAGGTGCTTCATCTACTAAATTCATTTTATCTACAATAACTCCTTTATTAATCCCTCTTCCACTCATCATAAACACTGTATCATAATTAGGTTTAAATGGTGAATATCCATGAGTTGCCCTTGTAGCTCCTTCTATTTTATCAATATTATCATCAGTTATTTCCTGAATTAACTTCCCATTTATATTATCTAAAAAATAATATCCCTTTTTAGCATCAATCATAAAGGTACAATTAGGATCAGCTCCTAGCCTTGTAGCTTCTTCCCTAGAATAAATCTTTTCTATACAATTATATTTTTTCTTAAATTCCATTAACAAATCATACACTTTATTCACTAACTGAAAATTATACTTTTTTGTATATATATATGTTGAGCCATCACAACTATTTGCAATAGCCTTATAATCTATAATTTTTGCATTTTTATTTGCATTTATATACCCATTTTCTTTTAGCAATACATTTAAATTTATAATCTTATTTTCATCTAAACTACTATGATCTCCAAGTACAACAATTGTTGTGTCTTTGTACATATTATTTTTTCTTAAAGTGGATATTATATCACCAAGTCTTGAATCATGTCTTAACAATGCTTCTCTTGCCTCTTTAGAATTAAATCCATATCTATGTCTCATAGAATCTAAATCAGTATAATGAACAAAAGTTAAATTTGGCTTTTTATTTTCTATAGTGTATAGCATGGACTTATGCGTAAAATTGTCTAAGTATGGTTGTCCTATTCCACTTCTCAAATATCCATATTTTTTATTCAATTTATATTGAAACATTGGACTACCACTAAAAAGTGAAACCATCGTTTGATTTTTCCAAAACTTATTCGCAAATATTTCTGGCATATTATATTGTATTTTTGATTTTCCTGTTACTGGCCATAATAAAGCTGCTACCTTCATACCTTCTTTTATAGCTAAATCATACAAAGTGTCCCCTTTTATATACTTTCTGTACCAATACCAATCTGGGTTTTTACAATTAGGTTGAAACAAAGTATTGTTTATAACTCCATGACCTTTAGGATATTTGCCTGTAACTATTGTAGTATGTGCTGGATAAGTTAAACTTGGAAATACACTACGCACATTTTTACAATAAGATGCCTCTCTTATAAAACTTTTAAAGTTTGGAAGCTCCTTTATATAATCAAAATCCAATGACGAAAGTGCATCAAAGGATATTATGCATAAATACTTTTTTATTTTATTCATTTATAATAACCTTTCTCTCTTAGTTTTCTCTTTTATTATATTACCATTTAATTTTATTTCTGTCCCATATTATGTAAATTTTTTCCCTAAAATATTTATTTTTACTGTTATTAAAAATTTTCAAGATGTAATTGAATGAATTTTATGATATAATATCGCAATGATTATGAAAATTTAAGTAGAGGATGGTAATGCAGTGATTACAGTAAATAACGTAAGTTTAAGATACGGCGATCGTAAACTATTTGAAGATGTTAATTTGAAGTTCACTCCTGGAAATTGTTATGGTATTATAGGGGCAAACGGTGCTGGAAAAAGTACATTTTTAAAAATATTATCTGGAGAAATAGAACCTAATACAGGAGATGTAAGTATTCCTTCTGATATTAGAATGTCTGTTTTAAAACAAGATCACTACAAATACGACGAACACGAAGTATTAGAAACAGTTATCATGGGAAATGAAAGATTATTCGAGATTATAAAAGAAAAAGAAGCTCTTTATGCAAAAGATCCTTTTACAGATGAAGACGGAATTAAAGCTTCAGAACTTGAATGTGAATTTGCTGACCTAAACGGATGGGAAGCTGAAAGTGAAGCTTCTTCATTACTTCAAGGTCTTGGAATAGATACGGATTTACACTACAAGAAAATGTCAGACCTTAGTGGTGCTGAAAAAGTTAAAGTTTTACTTGCTCAAGCACTATTCGGTAAGCCTGGAATACTAATTCTAGATGAGCCTACAAACCACCTTGACATACAATCTATAAACTGGCTTGAAGACTTCTTAATTGACTTTGAAGGTACAGTTATAGTTGTATCCCACGATAGACACTTTTTAAATAATGTTTGTACTCATATAGCTGACGTTGATTTTGGTAAAATCAAATTATATGTTGGTAACTATGATTTCTGGTATCAATCTAGCCAACTTGCTCTTCAAATGGCAAAAGATCAAAATAAGAAAAAAGAAGAAAAGATTAAAGAATTACAAAACTTTATTGCAAGATTTAGTGCTAATGCTTCTAAATCAAAACAAGCTACTTCTCGTAAAAAACTTTTAGACAAAATCACTTTAGATGATATCGAGCCTTCAAGCAGAAGATATCCATTTGTAGGATTTACTATGGAAAGAGAAGTTGGAAAAGACATATTAATGGTTGATGGATTAACTAAAACTATTGATGGTGAAAAAGTTTTAAACAATGTAAGTTTTATAGTTTCTAAAGATGATAAAATTGCCTTTGTAGGTGAAAATGAAATAGCTAAAACTGCACTATTTAAAATATTAACTGGAGAAATGGAACCTGATAGTGGAACATTTAAATGGGGTGTTACTATAACAACTTCTTATTTCCCTAAAGATAACTCTGAATTCTTCAACGGTGTAGATTTAAGCTTAGTTGACTGGTTACGTCAATATTCAGAAGAAAAATCTGAAAGCTATTTAAGAGGATTCCTTGGAAGAATGTTATTCTCTGGTGAAGAAGCTCTTAAAAAAGCTGATGTATTATCTGGAGGAGAAAAGGTAAGATGTATGTTATCTAAAATGATGTTATCTAACGCTAACGTATTAATTTTAGATCAACCAACAAACCATCTTGACCTTGAATCTATAACAGCTGTTAACAATGGTCTTCGTGACTTTAAGAGTAACGTATTATTTACTTCTCACGACCATGAATTTATACAAACTATAGCTAACAGAATTATAGAAATTACTCCTGATGGAATAATCGATAAGAAAATGTCTTATGATGAATATTTAGAAACAAAATAAGAACTTTAAAATAATTAATTTAACTTTAAACTTTATAAGTATACTAATTTAATTATAAAAAGCTATTCTTAGTATTTTAATCATACTGAAGAATAGCTTTTTTAGTTATATTATTTATTTTTTTATTTAATTAATTTAATTTTCATTTAAAACTACCTTTTTCATCTTTTTCTTTTCTCTAAATAAAGATACTCCATTATAAATAGAATCTTCCTTTTCAACTATGTTTTCTGAGTTCTTAACTACTTCTTCTTGATTATGACATACTTCAAACTTTGAAAACTGCATATTAAATACAGCTTTTCCTGATGTTGATGATAAAAGTTCTAATTTATAATTCATAGAAGTTGCAACTGGCACTTCTCCAGTTATTATGATTTTCTCTCCCTTTACTTCTGGTTCATTAAAACTTCCACCCATCTTTAAAATATCAGTCATGATCTTTCCGCCCATTTCTTTATTAACTACTATTTTAAACTTATATATAGGCTCTAAAATTATATTCTTGTTTTTCTCCATGGCTTGATAAATAGCTCTTATAGTTGCTATTCTAAAATCTCCCCCATGAGTATGCTCTAAATGATGTTTACCATTTGTAAGTTTTATTTTTATATCTGTTACTTTTCCTCCTATTAACGGACCATGAAGTACCGCTTCATATGATGCTTTTTCTATATTATTTTGATATTGATATGGAAGTATGTCTCCATTAATTTCAGATATAAATTCTACTCCCTTCCCCCTTTCATTTGGTTCTATCTCAACTTCAACTTCTGCATAATGCTTTTTAGGTTCAAAATGACAAAATCCATTTGTTATTTCCCCTATTGTTTCTAAATAATTTACCTTTGGTTCTAAAAACTCAACTTCTATGTTAAATCTTTCTTTTATAAGCTCTTTTAATACTTCCATATGTATTATTCCCTTAATACTTATACTTAGTTCCTTGTTCTCAGGATTGTACTCTAATTGAAGTGAAGGGTCTTCTTCATTTAAAATTTGTAATGCCTTTAATAGTGATGGTAATTCTTCTTCATTTTGTGGTACTACCCTTGAAATAAGTGCTGATTCATTATTTTCATTTATAATATTTATATCATCTTTGTTGCCTATAACATCTCCAACCTTTATATCCTTAACTCCGCAAATAACTCCAATCTCACCTGAAGTTAAATTTTCAACCGTATTATATTTATCTCCATTATATTTTCGTATTTGTGTTATTTTTTCTTCTTCTCCTAAATTATTTATTATGGTATCTCTTACTTTAATTTCTCCATTTAAAACTCTTACATAAGCAAGTTTACCTATTTTATCATCATATTTTATTTTATAAACAACTCCCGAGAATTCATCCTCATCATTTCCACTACTATATGGCAAAAGTTCTTCTATAGAATTTAAAAGTTCTTTTATGCCTATTCCATTTATAGCTGAGCCAAATAATACCGGAAATACTTCTCCTTCCTCCACTGATTTTTTTAGATTATCTATAAAAAATTCTCTTGTGATTTCTTCCCCTTCTAAATATTTTTCTAAAACTTCTTCATTTATTTCAGCAAATTTTTCTATTAACTCTATCTTCTCTTTTGAATCATTATAAAATTGTTCATTTACTAATAAATCTATTGTCTCATTAAAATTTTCCTCTAATCCATCAATTCTTTGTATTTTTAAATACTTTTCAGTTAAATTATTTTCTATTTGACTAAAAACCTCTTTTATATCTGCTCCAACTCTATCTAACTTATTTATAAATATTAAAGTTGGTATATTATTTTTTCTTAAAAGATTCCAGATAGTTTCTGTATGAGCTTGTACTCCCTCTACTGCTGAAACTATAAGCACTGCACCATCCAATGCCTTTAATGACCTTTCAAGCTCTGAAGAAAAATCTATATGCCCAGGAGTATCTATTAAGTTTATACAAGCATCCTTCCAAGTAAAACTTGTTTGGTCTGAAAATATAGTAATCCCTCTTTTTTTCTCTATACTATTATAATCCATCTTAGCGGAACCCTTATCTACACTTCCAAGTTCTCTTATTGCACCTGAAATATATAGCATTTGTTCTGTGGTAGTTGTTTTACCACCATCCACATGAGCTACTAGTCCTATATTTTTTATATTTTTCATACTAAAAAATTTCCCCCTAAATTATAAGCCAGATTCATCTTTAGAACCTGGCTTACAGTTATGTTATTATTTTATTATAAATTCCATTTTTATTGGAGATTTCAACTTAACTACCTTTCCACTTTCTTTAACTGATTGAATCCCCTTTATAAATAAAGTATATTTTTTTCCACTTTCATAGTTATGATTTGGATTTACTTCAACAGATTTATTTACATCATCATAACTAACAACTGTGCTTACTTTATGATTATTTTCATCTAATACATAAATATTTGATTTATTTACTGTGCCCTTATCTAAATTTCTAGAAAAACTAACTGTAAAAATTTTATCTACAGGTACATTTTCCTTCTTTTCCATGGTCATAGTCAAGTCTTTTTTATGATTAGAGTCTAAAATGTTTTCTATAGCCATAAACTCTTTTTCATTTTCATTTATCTTAGAATCTCCACCAACAACACATAGGTAATCTTGTTTTAATACACCATCTACAAGCTTTGCAAAATTTCTTATATCATCTGATGTAGTTGATAAAATTTCTTCCCTTTGTTTTTGTATATCTTCCTTAGTAACACCACTTATATACATATCGTCTGCTATAATTCCCTCTGATATAGGTCCAAGCTTATTTACTAATTCATTCATATCACTTTCTTGTTTTCCTATAGTTCCGATTATATAATTGGTCATTTCCTTTTCATCTGCATTAAAACTAGCTAAATACTCTGGTACTTTATCAAATATATCTATGGTTTCTTTTAAATTTGGATCTCTGTATGATGAAAATAATATATTTCCACTATTAATAAATACATTGACGCCATATGCTCCACCTTTTATTCTTACGCCATTCCACAAGTATCCACTTCCAAGTACATTAGCTAAAACTTGTAGTTTTCCTGTATCTTTATATCCTGTGCTTTCTATATTTCCACCCTTAGTGACATATTGTACTTTTGAGGGTGCTATTATTCCCTCATTTATATTAGAATCATCAAACTTGTATTGTTGAACCTTTAGGTCATTATTTTTTAAATTCTTAGAAAATCCATTGAAACTATTAATAAAATTTTTATAATATTTTTCTTCACCTGTATAACTAACTATCATATCTTGCTTATTGAATACCATATCTCTAACATTCTCTAGACTTTTTATTACTTCATCACTTTTACTAGAAAAATTTTTATCTAATTCACATAGAAATTTATAGAATCCTTCACTTTGATAATTATTATATTTACCTGCTTCTGATATATATGAAAGTATCTTTTCATTTGCAAATCTAAAACCATTATTCATAAACTGATTTTCTAAATTCATTTTTGTACTACTTATAATTTCTTTTAATCTCTCTTTATCATTTAACTTACTATTAAAAATTATCTCATTTAACAGCTGAAAATTTTTATCCATCTTATTATTTAAGCATAATATAGTAGCATGTTCCTTTGGGTAATACTTATCATTATTCTTTACGTCTTGAAATATATTGCTTCTTATTTTAATTCCACCTGAATTAATCATAATATAGTTTTGTAATTGCTCTTTTGTGTAATTTTTCGTATCTACCTTACCAAATATAGTTTCTAATAAACTTAAATACCCTAGCTTATCCTGTGGAATTTTAGATGTATCAAAATATAAAGATACATAATTTAATCCATTTGTAAAAACAGGATGTTTAAGCATAGTAATTCCATCTTTAGCTTCCTTTATAGTTTTATATTCTTTTATTTTATTATCTATATCACCACGAGTAAGAGTAGGTAATTTTGCTAATTCCTCTTTTGAGTTAGGGGTACTTTGCCATTTTTGAAGTTCCTCAGTATCTTTTATTAACTTATCTAATTGTTCATTAGACAAAGATTGTTTTTTCGCTTCTAATTTTTCTTTTAATTTTGCTTCCTTTTTCTCTTGAAGTCCTGGGGAAGGTTTTAAAACCACTAAAGATGAATGATTATTGTTTAGAAGATATTTTTCTATGATTTTTTCTAATTCTCCACGTTTAATGATTTTATTTAAATTATTAATATTCATGTTTAAATATAATGTAGGCTCTCCCCCATACAACCAACTACTCATTATTAATATATTGTACATAAGTGGACTATTACCATTTCCCATTCTACTTGAAATATTAAATTGATTAGCTAATGATTGAATTAAGTTTTCATCAAAACCATTTTTCACTATATCTCTAAGGGTTTTATCTATAACCTCATTAAATTTTTCCTTTTGTTCTTCATTTACATTTGCTGCAACAATACTAAAAGTTGATTGAGCTGAGCTTGGGTTAAAATCTGATACTACATTTTCCCCTAACCCATTTTCTTGCATAGCCTTACAAATTGGAGATGTAGGCGTTCCCGTAAGTAACATATTTAAAAGCGAAAATTTTAATGTTATATCTTTGTTTGGAGATTTATCTATAACATAGTTTTGGCTTAAATAAGCTTTATTTTTTGTATCAGCTCCACTGGGCAATGAATACTCTGAAACATATTCTACTCTTTTTTCAAAGGGTTTTTGAAGTGGAATACTGCTGTCGACCTCTACCTTATCAAAATTATTTAGATATTTCTCCCCGATAAATTTCAATGTATCTTTTATGTTTAAATTTCCTGATAAATAAATATAACTATTTGATGGATTATAGTATTTTTTATATGTATCAACAAATTCCTTATAACTTAAACTTGGTATATCATCTGGATTTCCACCTGATTCATTTTTATACATCGTATCTGGAAATAGTGATTTTGATATGGCACTTGATAAAACTCTAGCTGGATTAGAATATACGCCTTTCATTTCATTATATACAATGCCATTATACTTTAACTCTCCCTCTTTAGATTGGAGTTCATATCTCCAACCCTCCTCTTTAAATATCCTCTCATCCTTTATCATGTTTGGATAAAAAACAGCATCTAAATATACACTCATTAAATTATTAAAATCTTTATTATTTTTACTTGAAACAGGATACATAGTCATATCATCTGCTGTCATAGCATTTAAAAAAGTACTTAATGACTGCTTACTCATTTGAATAAATGGATCCTTTATGGGATAATTTTTAGAACCTTGAAGAACTGAATGTTCAATAATGTGATTTACTCCTGTGCTGTCTTTAGTAGGTGTTCTAAAATTTATACAAATCATCTTATCTTCTTCTTTATTATCTAAAAATATAAGCTTTGCCCCACTTTTTTCATGTTTATATTCATAAGAATTACAATTTAAATCTTTTATACGCTTTTTTGATACAAGCTTAAATCCTCCTAATGAATCTTTATCCTTGAACACTGAAACTAATTTAGAAGTTAAATCTACAGCATAAACCTCTTTTGGACAACTAAACATTAAAGTCTGAAAAGTCATAACTGTAGCTAGTGTAAGTCCTATTTTACTTTTTATTTTTTTATTCAATTCCAATCCACCTTTCAAATTAATCTATAAAATTAATAACTAATAAACATATTGAACTTCTAATTTATAGTGTTTCCTTTCATTGTCCATTTAATGAGGTAAAAATAAATTCATATAAATTAATATTAAACTTTAACTGTAAACGTTATTATGTATATTTTGAAATAATTACTGTAGCATAATATTGTATTTTATTCTAAAATAAAGTTAATGCTATTTTACATATCATATTTGGCAGATTAATTTTAACAAAGGGGCGATTTTATGTTTTCAGAAAAAGTAGTAAAAAATCTAAGTAATTCTTCTTGGATAAGACTTATGTTTGAAGAAGGGGCAAAACTTGAAAAAAAATATGGCAAGGATAAAGTATATGATTATAGCCTAGGAAATCCTTATGCTGAACCCCCTGCTGAAGTTACATATTCATTAAAGAAGCACATTCTTGGAAAAGAAAAAGGGCTTCATAGATATATGAGCAATGCAGGTTATCCAGAAGTTAGAGAAAATATAGCTAAAAGTTTAGAAAAAGAAAGTGGAATTGAACTTTCAAAAGAAAATATAGTTATGACAGTTGGTGCTGCAGGTGGATTAAATGTTGTTTTAAAATCTTTATTAAATCCTAATGAAGAAGTAATTGTTTTTGCACCATACTTTGTAGAATATAACTTTTATACAGATAATCATGGCGGTAAAACTGTAGTTGTCCCTCCTGATACATCAACTTTTGAACCAGACTTAAAAACTTTTGAAAATAGTATTACAGAAAAAACTAAAGCTATTATCATAAATAATCCTAATAATCCAACTGGTGTTATTTATAGTGAAGAAACTTTAAAAAATATAGAATCTATACTAGCTAAAAAAGAAAAAGAATTTAACACAACTATATTTGTGTTATCTGACCAACCTTACAGTGAAATTGTTTATGATAACGCTAAACTTCCAAGTATACTTTCTATATTTAAAAATGCTATAATAATTAATTCTTTCAGTAAATCACTTGGTCTTGCTGGAGAAAGAATAGGCTACATTGCAGTAAGTAGTAAAATAGAAAATGTAGATACTCTTATAAATGCATTAAGCTTTTGTAATCGTACATTAGGTTTCGTAAACGCACCAGCACTTTTCCAAAAGGTTGTCTCTGATTCTTTAGATGCAAAGGTTGATATTGAAGCGTACGAAAAAAGAAGAAACTTTTTATATGAAAATTTAACAAGACTAGGTTTTCAATGTGTAAAACCAGAAGGTGCTTTTTATCTTTTCCCTAAAGCTTTAATTGATGATGATGTAGAGTTTGTAAAAAGAGCTATGAAATACAACCTTCTTTTAGTACCAGGAAGTGGATTCGGTTGTCCTGGATACTTTAGACTTTCATATTGTGTAGATTTCAACATGATAAAAAATTCTATTGAAGCCTTTGAGAAATTAGTTAAAGAATTTAATAAATAAAAAAATGGACTGTTAAATCTAGAGATGTTTCTAGATATGCCAGTCCATTTTACTTTTAAAATATTATTTTTAAGCTATCTGTTTTATTCTTTTCTTTCTTCTAATCTTAAGTATTAAAAACCACGATGTTAAAACAACACCCTTTATAATACTACTTATACTTATACACCACCATACTCCATTAAGCCCTAAATACTTTGATACTATTAAAGCTGATGGTATTCTAAGACCAGTAAATACTATTCCTACAATAGCAGGTGGCATAGTTTTACCCATTCCATTAAATGCTCCAGCAGTTCCAATCTCTATGCACATAAAAAATTGAGATACTGCAAGAATTCTAAGATAATCAACACCATAAGGTATTGTAGTTGCCTCTGGTATAAAGAAAGAAAATATAGGCTTTGCTCCAAACATTAAAAGACAAGTAGAAAAGATACCTATAGTTCCAACTATCATCATAGCTGTTTTATAACCCTCATCAATTCTATCCCACTTTTTAGCACCATAGTTTTGTCCAACAAATGCACTTATGGCAGTTTGAAATCCTCCAGCTGTCATCCATGATATTGATTCTATTTGAGAACCTACCTTTTGTACTGCTATTGCAACATTTCCCCAAACAGAAATTATTCTAGCAATCATCATTGAGAAAACACAAAACAATGCATTTTGCACCGCAATTGGAAAACCAAATTTAAATATATTTTTCATGTAATCTAAATGAAAATCTCTAAATGAAAAACCTTTTATTAAAGTTGATTTTCTAACTGACAATATAAACAAGAAAGTTACTACAACTTGGGCAAATACTGTAGCTATTGCAGCACCCTTAACTCCTAATGCTGGAAATGGTCCTATTCCAAAAATTAAAACTGGATCTAATATCATATTGGCAGCTAGTCCAACAACATTAAATCTAAATGGAGTTCTACTATCTCCAGAACCATTATATATACCCGTAAATACAGGATTTATAAAATAAAAGTTCATTCCAATTGCAACTATAACTAAATAGTTTATCGCCATTTGGATAACATCTTCACTACCTAAATTAAAAAATCCTATAAGATGTTTTCTAAACAAAATCAAGAAAATTCCATATATTATAGCTAATAAGATATTTAATATTATAGAATTTTTAGCATATCCTTTAGCATCCTTTATATTACTTTTACCTATACTTTGAGATACTCCTATTTCCGCTCCGCTTCTAGATATTAAAATTAACCCCATAGCAAGCCACGTGAAAAAACCAGCAGTACCAACCGCTGCCACAGCTCCACTTCCTATTCTGCCTATGTATATCATATCAGTCATATTATAAGCCATCTGCACAAATGATGTACCCATAATTGGTATAGCAAGCTTTACAAGAGTCGGAAATATTTTTCCTTCTGTTAAATTATTTTTCACCTTATCACCCCCGTAAAAAAATATGCCTATAAAATATAGGCATATCATAATAATTATATATTAATACATTCATAAAATCTATTAATAAATTTTTTATTTTTTTGTTAGTGTCCTACAAGACCACATTCTTTTAGCTTACTTACCAACTTCTTATTCATACCTCTAAGTTTATGTTTTAGCTGTACACTTACAAGTAAAGGTACTGCCGCATACACACATAAGATTGATATATCTCTAAACAATACACTTTTTAGTATTCCTCCAACTGTCTCTCTCATACCACCAATTGCATAAGTAAATGGTAAGAATGGATTTAATCTTTGGAAGAATGCAGGTGTTACTTGAATTGGGAAAGTACCACCTGATGCTGATATTTGTAGCACTAAAAGTATTACTCCCATTGCTTTTCCTACATTTCCAAAAATAGAAACTAGAGAGTATATTATTATAGAAAATACTATACTTATAAACAATGACATAAGCACAAAAGGTACTTTATCCACAACGTAAGTCTTTAATATGAATATGTCTCCTAAACTTACTATTAACGCTTGGAACAGAGCTATAGTCATAAATGTTAAATATCTTCCAAAGTATATATCAGAAGTATTTAATTCAACTCCCTCAATTTCCTTAACTTCAACAGAAAGAAGTGACACTAATAATAATGCCCCTACCCATAATGATAAAGTCGTAAAGAATGGTGACATACCTGATCCATAGTTAGGAATAGGGAATACCTTATTTTCTTTTATGTTTATAGGATTAGCAATAAATTCACTTTCGCTTATAGCATTATTTTTTAATAACCCTATAACTTCATTTAGTTGCTT
This Clostridium novyi NT DNA region includes the following protein-coding sequences:
- a CDS encoding alkaline phosphatase family protein, with the protein product MNKIKKYLCIISFDALSSLDFDYIKELPNFKSFIREASYCKNVRSVFPSLTYPAHTTIVTGKYPKGHGVINNTLFQPNCKNPDWYWYRKYIKGDTLYDLAIKEGMKVAALLWPVTGKSKIQYNMPEIFANKFWKNQTMVSLFSGSPMFQYKLNKKYGYLRSGIGQPYLDNFTHKSMLYTIENKKPNLTFVHYTDLDSMRHRYGFNSKEAREALLRHDSRLGDIISTLRKNNMYKDTTIVVLGDHSSLDENKIINLNVLLKENGYINANKNAKIIDYKAIANSCDGSTYIYTKKYNFQLVNKVYDLLMEFKKKYNCIEKIYSREEATRLGADPNCTFMIDAKKGYYFLDNINGKLIQEITDDNIDKIEGATRATHGYSPFKPNYDTVFMMSGRGINKGVIVDKMNLVDEAPTLAKVMGLDLKDCDGRVIEEFLLKKRG
- a CDS encoding ABC-F family ATP-binding cassette domain-containing protein, which translates into the protein MITVNNVSLRYGDRKLFEDVNLKFTPGNCYGIIGANGAGKSTFLKILSGEIEPNTGDVSIPSDIRMSVLKQDHYKYDEHEVLETVIMGNERLFEIIKEKEALYAKDPFTDEDGIKASELECEFADLNGWEAESEASSLLQGLGIDTDLHYKKMSDLSGAEKVKVLLAQALFGKPGILILDEPTNHLDIQSINWLEDFLIDFEGTVIVVSHDRHFLNNVCTHIADVDFGKIKLYVGNYDFWYQSSQLALQMAKDQNKKKEEKIKELQNFIARFSANASKSKQATSRKKLLDKITLDDIEPSSRRYPFVGFTMEREVGKDILMVDGLTKTIDGEKVLNNVSFIVSKDDKIAFVGENEIAKTALFKILTGEMEPDSGTFKWGVTITTSYFPKDNSEFFNGVDLSLVDWLRQYSEEKSESYLRGFLGRMLFSGEEALKKADVLSGGEKVRCMLSKMMLSNANVLILDQPTNHLDLESITAVNNGLRDFKSNVLFTSHDHEFIQTIANRIIEITPDGIIDKKMSYDEYLETK
- a CDS encoding GTP-binding protein, which translates into the protein MKNIKNIGLVAHVDGGKTTTTEQMLYISGAIRELGSVDKGSAKMDYNSIEKKRGITIFSDQTSFTWKDACINLIDTPGHIDFSSELERSLKALDGAVLIVSAVEGVQAHTETIWNLLRKNNIPTLIFINKLDRVGADIKEVFSQIENNLTEKYLKIQRIDGLEENFNETIDLLVNEQFYNDSKEKIELIEKFAEINEEVLEKYLEGEEITREFFIDNLKKSVEEGEVFPVLFGSAINGIGIKELLNSIEELLPYSSGNDEDEFSGVVYKIKYDDKIGKLAYVRVLNGEIKVRDTIINNLGEEEKITQIRKYNGDKYNTVENLTSGEIGVICGVKDIKVGDVIGNKDDINIINENNESALISRVVPQNEEELPSLLKALQILNEEDPSLQLEYNPENKELSISIKGIIHMEVLKELIKERFNIEVEFLEPKVNYLETIGEITNGFCHFEPKKHYAEVEVEIEPNERGKGVEFISEINGDILPYQYQNNIEKASYEAVLHGPLIGGKVTDIKIKLTNGKHHLEHTHGGDFRIATIRAIYQAMEKNKNIILEPIYKFKIVVNKEMGGKIMTDILKMGGSFNEPEVKGEKIIITGEVPVATSMNYKLELLSSTSGKAVFNMQFSKFEVCHNQEEVVKNSENIVEKEDSIYNGVSLFREKKKMKKVVLNEN
- a CDS encoding DMT family transporter codes for the protein MKRINGIIYALLSSTAFGFMPIFAKVAYNHGSNCFSVLTFRFLIAALILFVYFMIKKIDFKINKKQLNEVFLIGSIGYTSTGIGLFLSYKYISVGLATTMHFVYPAAVILMSYILYKDNFTKNKVLALIFSLAGVYVLAGKAGQCINPLGVSLAILSGLTYAACIIAMNKEEIKELDNTVVVFYFSLFSGITLLIFSLLTKNFVVTFDLYANVSILGISVISTIAATVLFIKALKIIGASSTSILATCEPIVSIIMGILLFKEKLTSAIIFGTILILLSVIILAKEKNSPEVQVEAS